CCTGGCCGGGGTGCGTATCATCCAGATGTTTCACCAGGAGCGTCGTCAAGCCCGACATTTCGATAAGCTCAACAATGCGCACAGGGAAGCGAATGTGGCTGAGTACCAACTGTCCGTTATTTTTAACCGGACGTTTGAACTGCTCGGGAATGCAGCGGTGGCGGCTGTAGTGTGGGTTGGAGGCACGGCGGTTTTGCACGGGACCATCCTCTTTGGGACGTTGTATGCGTTCATCAGTTACATTCGCCAATTTTTCCAACCCATCAATTCCATTACGCAACAGTGGAACACGCTGCAGTCGTCGATGGTGGCCGCCGATAGGATTGGCCAAGTTCTCATGGTCGAGCCGGCTGTTCAAGATGACCAGAGGCCCCTGCCTGTGGAGGACGCGAGTATCGAGGGTAGAATCGAATTTCGCGACGTCTCCTTTGGGTATAAGCCGGATAGACTGGTCCTTCAGCACATCGACTTTACAGTGGAGCCCGGACAGATGATAGGAGTTGTCGGTGCAACAGGAGCAGGCAAGAGCTCGATTATGAGTTTGCTGACCCGTTTTTACGATCCGCTTACAGGTGATGTCCGCATTGACGGGATGGATATAAGGCGGATGGCGCAGGTGGATTTGCACCGGATCGTCGGATTGATTCAGCAAGATGTGTATCTGTTCAGTGGGACGATTGCTGATAACATCCGGATTTTTCGCAAGGACATCTCGGACGATGCCGTTATCGATGCTGCGCGCATGGTGGGTGCACACGAAATGATTTCCCGACTGCCGAAAGAGTATGAAACGCCCCTCTATGGCAAGGGCGCAAATCTATCGATGGGTGAACGGCAATTGATTGCGTTTGCCCGAATTGTGGCGTTGAATCCGCGGATACTGATTCTCGACGAAGCGACAGCAAGCCTCGACAGCCAAACGGAGGAACTGGTCAGCACAGGGCTGCAGGCTGTGTCTCACAATCGAACAACCCTGGTCATTGCCCACCGGCTCGCCACGATTCGCGAAGCCGACATGATATTAGTGCTTGACAAGGGGCGGATTGTCGAGCGCGGGACGCATGAGTCACTCCTTGACCTTGGCGGACTCTACGCGGACTTGCACGCCAAGTCGGGCATTGAGTATAAACCGGAGACAAATGCGCATCCTATGCATTGAGGGTAGCTTGGCGTAGGTGCGAGCTACTGCTTTGCGGCTTGTGAGCAATTTTGGACAGGTCCGGGCTACGTCCGGAGTTCAGGTTTGCTCGCGAGCAGCTTTGCATAGGTGCGAGGTGAATGTGTGTGCATGTTTGGCGAAGGTCATGGTTGCGCATAGGCACGGCAGTGACGGGTTTGACGCTCTTGATAGGCTTTGTCCATCCGTTCGCGGCGATGGCCAAGACTGTGACCTATCAAGTCGTCACGAACGAGATCAAGGCGAATCAAAAGGATGGAAGTTCGATTGAGGTGTACCGCTTCGATCCCGCCGTATACGTAGCCACTGAGGGCGACGACGTGAATTTGGAGATTCGGGGCTTAAAAGGGCACGACCACCCTGTGGTGCTCGAAGGGTATAACGTGAAAGGTGTTGTGCACCGTAATCAGGTGACGAAACTAGAGATTCACGGTGCAAAACCCGGATTCTATCGGCTGATTTGCACGGTCCACGCTGATGCTGCCCACGAGGGTCCAATGGAGGCCTATCTGGTCGTCATCCCGTCGTCTGCAGCGACTGCAGCGAGGGCCGCTGCGGTGCAGACTGCGCCTGCAAGCACTGCGCAGGACTGACTGGTGCTACCACGTGCTCGATTAGTTTGGCCCTCGATGGCACGTCTTACGTCTTGTGTGCCCCACGTGGCAGGGACGGCATGGGTTGGGTGGCGCTTGAAGCACGGCTTGGCCAGCTCAGCACCAGTTGGGTTTGCTGAAAGGTACGACACGACTCTGACGTTCGCGTAGGGTCGTTTTTTTGTTGTTGCTTGTTTTGATTGCTGCAGGGTTGTGTTCCTTTGGGTGCAGCCGTAAGGTTGCGAAAGTGAAGATGTAAAAGGGGGGAGAACTGAAAGAAGACAAGAGGTCGGCGACCGCAGGTCGCCATTCGATTCAGGATTGTAGACTATTAGGTAGTCGAGCACAGGTCGACATCCATCGAAAGCATCTACAGACATATCGGTAGTCGACCGTAGGTCGACATCCATATCGGACCTACAGACACAACGGTAGTCGACCGTAGGTCGACATCCGCAGAACAGGGCAGCAGGGCATGGATTTGGGCATACTTGACGGGGTTTATGGGGCCATCCAGGATACAAACACATCCCTAAACATGCAGGCCCGCCACAGATACCGGACAGGGTATATAGACGTAGGGTACAAATTTAGTTCTAAATCGCATAGGGGTGGGGGTATCAGAACTCCTTTCGCGTTCACTTTGATATTTAAACGTATACCCTGGTGGGTATATTGTGGAATTAAGAATACCTTTGTATCCCAATTCGTCAACCCCAGGGGGTATGTTAAGTATCATTTTGTGCCCTCTGCCTTCACTGGATACCCCCCGTAATCCAGACTTAAGTATACTTCTGCATCCTAAGTCGCGGAGGGTACCCCACCGTTCTGGCATCTAGGGATATTTCTGTTACCTACATTTTGGCGCATACCCCCACACGTACGTAAACAAGATTCGGGACCCTAACAAATACAGCACCTTGCCTCTGGTTCCTTACGCTCTGGTTACCCCCGTGCAATCCCTTTGCTTACCCTCCGCTCATCCCTCCCCGCCCAAACACGACCCCCGCCGTAAAGTCCATGCCTTGCACTCCCAGGTATGGCAGCATCTCTCCGCAACATCTTGATTTGACGACAAGTCCAGACGAGTTGCGCCAATATTCCGCTTGGATGTGCTATCATGGGCAAAGGACAAAAAGTCGTCATAGGAACCACTTGCGGATTCACACCATGTCCGTAGTGCACCTTTAACGCCCCTCGACGACATAGATTGGATTGGCCTTCCGGGGAGGGAGACAGGTGGCAATCAACGAATCAAAGACGAACCTGCGACCGCAGACAGTGGGCGGCTTGCTTGATACGACATTCCGGCTTTACCGTCGACACTTCGTGTCACTGTTGGTGTTGACCGTTTGCATTTACCTGCCGTACATGATTTTGGAATCCATCTTCAATATACATACACAGACGCTGCTGTCTCGCATGTTGCAAAACGTGCAAGATCCAGCCCTGGTACAGCAACAGCTCATCTCGCAGATTCCTTCACTAGCTTTTGTACTGCTTTTTGCCATCATCAGCGGTTTTGTCGTGATTCCGCTCTTGTATGGCTCGATTTTACACATTGTCGTCAGCGTGCAGTATGACGGACAAGAAGTGCCAATCGGAAGATGGCAAGCGTTTCGTCATGCCTGGCGTCGCTTGCTGCCTGTGCTCGGGACGAACGTCGTGCGTTGGTTGATTTACGTTGTGGCGAGCGCCGTCGCTGGAGGCGTCATCGTCGGCGTTGGGGTCTTGCTCAGTGCGCTCAAGTTGACTCCGACAGCGGTTGGTGTGGCCGTCGTGTTGCTGACTTTGACAGCAGTTGTCGGACTCATCTGGCTTACGGTGAAGCTGGCTTTTGTTTCATCGGTCGCCCTTGAAGAGGGCATATCGTTCATCGCTGCCATCCGTCGCTCGTCCGAGCTGAGTCGCGGAAATTTGTGGCGCATCATCGGCTACTTCCTGGTCGTTCAACTCATCATCTTCGTGGTGAGTTTAGGGTTCGGCCTGCTGTTCAGCCTCGTTCCTGCCATCATCTTTCAATCCATCCTGACCGATCTCGTTGGGGTCATCATCACTCCGTTCTCGCTCCTCGCGATGGCAAACCTGTACCTCGATCTGCGAGTCCGCACAGAAGCTCCAGACCTCGCGGCTTGGCTGCGCGACGAGTAAGGAGTCGGTGACGGATGACGACTCCATCAACGTATCAGCAAGCGCATCAAATCCTGCAGAGCATTCTGCAGGATAAGCTCTTTCATACCCCGGTACAGCCGCTGCCGTGGTGGATGCGAGTCATACGATGGATTGCCAATCACCTTCATATCGATCTCGGTGCACACACGCTCCGCTACGTCGGCCTGGCCCTGGTTGGCGTCTGCATTGTGTTCGTCATCACGGCTGGGTTTGTGCTGTGGAGAGTATTGCAGCAACGTGCGCAAGGGCGTGCCGTGCGGATATCAACCGTGGACATCTCGCACAGCACATCGCTGAAAGATGCGAAGACGGCCTTTTCAGCAGGCGAATATGAGCAGATGTTGCACTTCCTCGTTGAAGGACTGCTGCGTCACGCGGCTCTCGAAGGCTGGGTCCGATTGCGTCCATCAAAAACGTTGCGGACGTATGGCCGCGAGCTGTTGCGCAGGCAGGCATCGATGCATGCAACCCCCGAAACCTCGTCCGCAAACCCTGTCGCTTCGCTAGCCACCGTCACGTCCGTTTTTCAGATGGCTGCTGAATTGGCCGAAGCTGCATGGTTTGGACAACAACCGATTGACAGAGTTGATGCACAGCGGGTACTGGATGCAGCGGCAGAAGTCCTCGAAGAAAAGGGGATGGAAGCATCGTGAAAACACGCAGCTGGTGGCTGATTTTTGTGGCTCTTGGCATCTATGCAGCGGTGCTGTACATCGTCCATCCTAACCCGAAGGCGACGACGGATGTCACGCCAGGGTCGAGTGTGTCTGCAGAACCCATGGGCGATCTCGCTTTGGCCCGCCTCTGGCCTCGCCTCGGCCTGTCATTCCAGACCTTCGCGCAAGTTCCCGGGCTTCTGCCGCAGGATACAACAGCAACGTATGTCAGCGTTGAGCCGCAATCGTCGAAGTACGCTGCAGCAGATGCACGCGACTTGTTGTCGTTTGTGGCGAAGGGGCATGACGTCATCTGGGTGACGAATCAAAACGATGCCATCACAAAAGCACTGCAACTTACCATAAATGCTGTCAACCATGCGGGCGCGCCCAGCAAGGCAGGTAACACCGCAAGCTCAGCTGGCACCGTGGGCAGAGCTAACACCGCAGCGTCAGGTAACGCCGTGGGCACAGGTAACGCAACAAGCGCAGCCAACTCAGCGCCCGCGTCCAAACTGACAACGGTCAAGACACTCGAGTTTGTCAACACACACACGACGCTCACAGGCCTTGATTTTGCTCTGAGTGCCAAGCTCACAGGTGCCGGGCTACAATCCGCTGTCGACAAAATGAATACAGTAAACGGCGCCACCGTTGGGGCAGCCTTCGTGCACGGCAAAGGCCATATCACTGTTTGGACTGCTCCTGTGGTGTTTGAGAACCAGGGCATTGGCGAGGCGGGTAACCTGCAAATTCCGTGGCGTCTACTGCAGGGGAAGAACATCTTATGGGACGAATATGGCCACGGAGTTGTCGACCAAGGTCTGCTGCAGACGTTGTTTGGAAACGGACGAGAGGGTACGCTGTTGTTGCTTCTCGCCGCCGGCGTTGCGTACCTCTTTGCGAGCAACACCCGATTTGGAGTGATTCGCAGAGCTCCCGATGAAACACCACGGGTAGATGTTGAACTCGTGCATGCCTTGGCAGGACATTTCATGAGGCGACCGCTCGCGACCGCTCGTGAGGCGTTGCTCGATGCGGCGGTTCGTCGGCGCCTTTCGAAGACGTATGGGATTCCAGGCACAGCTTCATGGGATGTGCTCGACGCAGTCGTCCTGCCAGGCCTTCCCCGACGACTTGCGCAAGCCTACGCGCGGTGGCGGACTGTCGAGACTCAGGATAGTGATAGCCGGGCATTGTCTCGTTCAGCAAGAAAGAGGCGATTGACCGCTTTGCAAAGTTTCATACGTGAATTAGACGCAACAGATTCAACAAGGTTGGACGGAACCGACAGCGGTTAATTTGACATTGACTTATCGACAGGGATGAAAAGTAGGATCGACCTTCCGACAGGGATTCAATTGAGATTGACTTGCTGATAAGGATTATATTGGAATTGACTTAAGGAGGCTTACACATTTGCGCGAAGCAGTGCAGGGTATTCGAGAACAACTGGAGTCCGTTGTCTTTGGACAGCGGGAAGTGGTGACGGAGCTGCTGACAGCGCTCCTCGCGGGCGGACACGCTTTGCTGGAAGGTGTGCCGGGGACGGGTAAGACCCGCCTGGCGCGCACCCTCACCAGGCTTATTGGCGGTAGCTATCAACGCATTCAATTCACGCCTGACCTGATGCCAAGTGATATCCTTGGCAACGCCTACTACGATATGGCGCGGGGAACTTTCGAAGTACGCGAGGGACCTGTCTTTGCCAATGTTGTGCTGGCGGACGAAATCAACCGTACCCCACCAAAAACCCAAGCCGCCTTGCTGGAGGCGATGGAGGAGCGACAAGTCTCGATTTATGGTGAGTCGCGACCTCTGCCGCACCCGTTTTTTGTCATCGCGACGCAGAATCCCATTGAATACGAAGGTACCTATCCGTTGCCGGAAGCACAGTTGGACCGATTTCTGATGCAGATTCGCGTAAATTACCCCGATGAAAATGCCGAGGTGCAAATGCTCCAGCATCACCGTGGGGGTATGGGGCAGGAGGACTTGCCGCGACTGGCTGCTGTGCTGTCGCCGACGGAACTTTACGAGATGATGCGCCAGGTACAAAATGTCACCGCATCGGAACCCGTGCTCGGATATATCGTGCAATTGGCCAGAAGATCGAGAAACGTTGAAGGCATTTCACTCGGCGCCAGCCCAAGGGCAGCGACTGCGTTGTTAGATGCCGCGAAGGCAGTCGCGTATATCGAGGAACGTGACTACGTGATTCCGGACGACGTTCACGCTGTCATCCATCCGGTGTGGCGACATCGCCTGTTGCTCATGCCAAACGCTGAACTTGAAGGAGTCGAAGCAGATGCGGTCATTTCGCGCATCCTGGAACAAGTGGAAGTCCCGCGCTGATAGAATTGTCCCATCCAACCGACAAGTCGGCGCATGGCTTTTGCTTTGCGTTCTAAGTCTGGGAACGGGCGCCTTGTCCCCTCGTTTCGGGTGGATTGGCCTTGTGCTGTTCGTGGTTTTAACCATATTCGTAGTTGCAGACTTTTGGCTCGCACGTAAACGGGGGTTCCCTCAGCTGGACCGCGAGTTCTCCGGGACACCGCAAAATGGTTTGCCCGCGACTGTAAATGTTCACGTCTCGGTCCCTGATTCGCGCGGAAAGTCCGCATACGGCGTCGACATGGCAAGAATGCAGTTCCACCTTGGCCATCCGGAGACCGTTCAACTCACGCGCCCCCTCGCTCTCATGCCCGGAGACGCCGGTTCAGTGGGACAGTTGGAGTCCGCAGCGAGTCGATTTACGTTTGCGGCCGAATTCACGCCGACGGTGCGCGGCCAGAAGGAGTTTGCAGCGACGGACTGTCGATTCACAAGTCCTTTGCGGCTGTGGACCTGCATGCATCGAGATGACCAAAAAACACCATTGTTGGTTCTTCCGGACGTGACATCCTGGCGTGACGAGGTCGAGAGTCTGATGAAAACGCTGCTTCACGAGGGGCGGCACGTCAAACGTCTCGCCAGCGGGGACACGGATTTCGCCTTTATCTCGGAGTACGCCATTGACGATGACCTCCGCTCCGTGAACTGGGCAGCAACGGCCCGTCGCAGCAGACTCATGAAAAACGTTTACGAACCGGAACGTGGGCAGCACATCATTATTGCAATTGATGCCAGTCGCTACATGGCTGTACAGTTGCCGGACGGAAAGACCCGGCTCGATCACGCCGTGGATTGCGCCAGCGCCCTCGCCCACACGGCTCTCCGCGTAGGCGACAGTGTAGGTGTGATTGGTTTCAGCGACAAAGTCGACCTGCGCATATCACCCGACAATGGCAAAGACCACTGGCGATCCGTTGTGGAGGGCCTCGCCCGCCTTCAACCGAAGGAGGTGCAAGGGGGCTATCAAGCGTTGTTCTCGAGCCTCACGGGCCGGTTTCGACGCCGCAGCCTGCTGATTGTACTGTCAGAGATGGAGGGGCTTGCTACCGACGCAGGATTTTTGCCTGCGATTCGGGCGGCACGCCAACAGCATCCGACACTGTTTGTCAGCCTGACGCCGAATCATCTCTATGAACTATTGGAGCATCTACCACAATCAGAAGAGGATGTTGCGCAGTGGGCATCGTCAGAGTGGCTGCTTGAGGAGCGAGACGATTTCAAGAGCGTCCTGCACCGGGGCGGCGTCGAAGTCGTCGAAGCGCCGCCAAACCAGTTGGTGACGAAGGTCGTGAGTAACTACCTGCGAAAGAAACGTCGCGGCTCTCTCTGATTGGGCCGCTTCGTTCCGACAAACCGACCGACAAACCGGAAGTATACAATCCAAAATACCCCCGTCAACACAGCAACGAGGAATTTCGTCCACTCAGGCAGCGGAGATGGGGTCAAAAACCCTTCAATCGTGCCAGCGATAACAAACATGGGGACGGTGCCAAGCATCAACTGAACGGCATCCAGTGTGCCGATGCGAAGGGACGCCGCACGGGTTAACTGTGCCGGAGCGATAATCTTGTGTGCAATCCGAAATCCTGCTCCGCCGGCGATGAAAATGGCCAGCAACTCTGTGACTCCGTGGGGCACAATCAATGACCAAAAGACGGTAGCATGGCCGCTCGATTGGAACAGTGCCGCGAGGACACCGAGTATCATACCGTTTTGCCACAGTGCGTACGTGGTATAGATGCCAAGCGACATCCCGCCCACAAACGCCATCAGCGCCACGAAGATGTTGTGTGTCATGATGACGCTTGACATCAGCGGCGCGTCCACTGCGTGGGGACCCGCCTGACTGGGCTGAAACTGATGCAGAAACGACGGCGGCAAGAGGTGATAGGCTTGTATCGGCTGCAAGAGGACGAGCAGGTAGCCGAACACCCCGCCGAGAGCTGATACAAGAGTTGCAGCAAGGATATAGCCGCCAAGGCGGCGAAAGATACTCGGGAAGACTCGCCGATAAAAGTCCCATACGGTTGTGTAGCTCCGACTGGTTCTACGATACAATCGATGATGTGCGGCAGAGACAAGCCCGTTTAAGTAGTCTGTAACGTCGGCGTCGGGATAAAACGTCTGTGCATAGGAAAGGTCACTTGCAACCGCACGATATAACCTGACAAACCGCAGAAAACTTTGTGCACTTTGTGCCCGGCTCTTTTGCCGCAGTAACTCCTCCAGTTGACGCCAAGATGGTGCTCGGCGTGCCTGAAACTGCGAGACGTGCATAGAGTCGATTCCTCCTGGTGGTGATGACATGCTGGATAACAACCTAAAAGTGCATACTCCAGAGCAGGTGCGGCTGAAGTTGCGGCTGGCTGGCATCGGATCGCGCGTTGTAGCCCAAGTCATTGATTTGTTGATATTGATGGTCGTTTATGCGCTGTTTACGGCGAGTGAAGTCATGTGGCAGTGGCTGCATGTCTTTGGCCGCGCAACTTCGTATCTCGTCGGTGCAGCAGTTGTCATCTCGTTTCTAGTCTTCTGGGGATATTTTATCGCACTTGAGGCGGCTTTGTCCGGTCAAACAATCGGAAAACGCGTGATGAAGATTCGCGCCGTTGGACGTGACGGACGCCCGCTCTCGTTCTACGCAGCCGCCATTCGGAATTTGCTGCGTCTCGTTGACTTTCTGCCGGCTGGGTATCTTGTCGGTTTGATTGTCGCTGTGATTGATGGACAAGAACGACGCCTGGGCGATTTGGCCGCAGGTACCGTCGTCGTACAGGACCGCATGGGGAGCCTTTGGCAGTATTCCAGTTACCTCGATACGCAGGGCTTGGGGTTGCAGGACGCAGAGGACGCGCCGAGGCGTCAGGACTCACGGCGGTACCAGGACTCCCTCCATCGTGAAAACTCAGCGCACGAAATGGATTCGTCAGACGGACCGTCTGGCGATGGCAGCGTCACGTCCCGAAGCTTGCTCGTGAGTGTACCAAAGTCATCTCTGCAAGTTCAGGTCAATTTACCGTTGCCGGGAGAATGGACGCAGTTTCTGAGCGATCTCGGTCCGAGGCTTCGCGGGCTGTCGAAAGCGCGACGTGACGAATTGCTGCCTGAGGTCTGGCAGAACTTTACCGCTCTGCCCGAAGTATCAGTCCACTCGGCTTTGAGTACGAGTCGTGGCAAGGGCCGACGCGCTCCAGATGGCGTGAGTACGAGTCGTGGCAAGGGCCGACGCGCTCCAGATGGCGTGAGTACGAGTCATGGCAAGGGTGGCGGCACTGCTGATAATACCATCAACGGAGAACACGAACAAAGTGGGGAACAGGGTGAAAGTTCAGTGGTGGCCATTGAGGTGACCGTACCAGAGATAGAGCGGTTCCTCGCTGCCGTGAGTAGACAGCTCCGTGGCAAACGGAGAGGAAGGAAGTCACGATGAAGTGGAATTGGAAACGTCTTCTTAGCATTGAGTGGTTGATAATGGCCGTCTGGATTTTAGGCGTTGCCATGTACGAGATGCATGACTACAATGACCCCGACACACCCTGGCATTACGCTACCGGACAATACATCCTGGCTCACCACGTTGTGCCCACGACCGATCCGTTTTCCTGGTCCAGCCACGGCATGCCATGGGTCACGCAGGAATGGCTGTTTGAGCTTGTTTTTGCGTGGATTGGCAAACATTTTGGTTTCCCAGGCACCTGGCTGTTTCAAATTGCCATCTTTACTGCAACCGTGGTCATCCTCTATCTGCTGGCAGTGCGTGTGTCGAAGGGCAACCACGTCATGGCAGCGATTCTCGCATGCGCTGCGCAGTTTGCCGGAATCATTTT
The Alicyclobacillus curvatus genome window above contains:
- a CDS encoding RDD family protein, translating into MLDNNLKVHTPEQVRLKLRLAGIGSRVVAQVIDLLILMVVYALFTASEVMWQWLHVFGRATSYLVGAAVVISFLVFWGYFIALEAALSGQTIGKRVMKIRAVGRDGRPLSFYAAAIRNLLRLVDFLPAGYLVGLIVAVIDGQERRLGDLAAGTVVVQDRMGSLWQYSSYLDTQGLGLQDAEDAPRRQDSRRYQDSLHRENSAHEMDSSDGPSGDGSVTSRSLLVSVPKSSLQVQVNLPLPGEWTQFLSDLGPRLRGLSKARRDELLPEVWQNFTALPEVSVHSALSTSRGKGRRAPDGVSTSRGKGRRAPDGVSTSHGKGGGTADNTINGEHEQSGEQGESSVVAIEVTVPEIERFLAAVSRQLRGKRRGRKSR
- a CDS encoding MoxR family ATPase; amino-acid sequence: MQGIREQLESVVFGQREVVTELLTALLAGGHALLEGVPGTGKTRLARTLTRLIGGSYQRIQFTPDLMPSDILGNAYYDMARGTFEVREGPVFANVVLADEINRTPPKTQAALLEAMEERQVSIYGESRPLPHPFFVIATQNPIEYEGTYPLPEAQLDRFLMQIRVNYPDENAEVQMLQHHRGGMGQEDLPRLAAVLSPTELYEMMRQVQNVTASEPVLGYIVQLARRSRNVEGISLGASPRAATALLDAAKAVAYIEERDYVIPDDVHAVIHPVWRHRLLLMPNAELEGVEADAVISRILEQVEVPR
- a CDS encoding stage II sporulation protein M, whose amino-acid sequence is MHVSQFQARRAPSWRQLEELLRQKSRAQSAQSFLRFVRLYRAVASDLSYAQTFYPDADVTDYLNGLVSAAHHRLYRRTSRSYTTVWDFYRRVFPSIFRRLGGYILAATLVSALGGVFGYLLVLLQPIQAYHLLPPSFLHQFQPSQAGPHAVDAPLMSSVIMTHNIFVALMAFVGGMSLGIYTTYALWQNGMILGVLAALFQSSGHATVFWSLIVPHGVTELLAIFIAGGAGFRIAHKIIAPAQLTRAASLRIGTLDAVQLMLGTVPMFVIAGTIEGFLTPSPLPEWTKFLVAVLTGVFWIVYFRFVGRFVGTKRPNQREPRRFFRR
- a CDS encoding transcriptional regulator; the encoded protein is MRIGTAVTGLTLLIGFVHPFAAMAKTVTYQVVTNEIKANQKDGSSIEVYRFDPAVYVATEGDDVNLEIRGLKGHDHPVVLEGYNVKGVVHRNQVTKLEIHGAKPGFYRLICTVHADAAHEGPMEAYLVVIPSSAATAARAAAVQTAPASTAQD
- a CDS encoding DUF58 domain-containing protein — translated: MRSFRASWNKWKSRADRIVPSNRQVGAWLLLCVLSLGTGALSPRFGWIGLVLFVVLTIFVVADFWLARKRGFPQLDREFSGTPQNGLPATVNVHVSVPDSRGKSAYGVDMARMQFHLGHPETVQLTRPLALMPGDAGSVGQLESAASRFTFAAEFTPTVRGQKEFAATDCRFTSPLRLWTCMHRDDQKTPLLVLPDVTSWRDEVESLMKTLLHEGRHVKRLASGDTDFAFISEYAIDDDLRSVNWAATARRSRLMKNVYEPERGQHIIIAIDASRYMAVQLPDGKTRLDHAVDCASALAHTALRVGDSVGVIGFSDKVDLRISPDNGKDHWRSVVEGLARLQPKEVQGGYQALFSSLTGRFRRRSLLIVLSEMEGLATDAGFLPAIRAARQQHPTLFVSLTPNHLYELLEHLPQSEEDVAQWASSEWLLEERDDFKSVLHRGGVEVVEAPPNQLVTKVVSNYLRKKRRGSL
- a CDS encoding DUF4129 domain-containing protein, whose protein sequence is MTTPSTYQQAHQILQSILQDKLFHTPVQPLPWWMRVIRWIANHLHIDLGAHTLRYVGLALVGVCIVFVITAGFVLWRVLQQRAQGRAVRISTVDISHSTSLKDAKTAFSAGEYEQMLHFLVEGLLRHAALEGWVRLRPSKTLRTYGRELLRRQASMHATPETSSANPVASLATVTSVFQMAAELAEAAWFGQQPIDRVDAQRVLDAAAEVLEEKGMEAS
- a CDS encoding ABC transporter ATP-binding protein; amino-acid sequence: MSLGNGSPDESGGRNVGSPGSPGSQNGQAGTNENSTSSTDHQGTTSNGDKRPAASFQSLLRLLPYAKPFRLSFLGVMVLVVIFNATNVLQPWLVKVAIDRDLSTANPNVRGLVYVSVLYVASVVIGVAANYFQIMMLQFSGQRIIRTIRLELFRHIERLSMSFFDTNAIGRLVTNVSSDTETVSQFFTNFFLSMIRDGLALVMIIVAMFELNGRIAGETMVLIPLLFLISLLFRKQLRRRYQLTRTRLSNIVAFLAENLAGVRIIQMFHQERRQARHFDKLNNAHREANVAEYQLSVIFNRTFELLGNAAVAAVVWVGGTAVLHGTILFGTLYAFISYIRQFFQPINSITQQWNTLQSSMVAADRIGQVLMVEPAVQDDQRPLPVEDASIEGRIEFRDVSFGYKPDRLVLQHIDFTVEPGQMIGVVGATGAGKSSIMSLLTRFYDPLTGDVRIDGMDIRRMAQVDLHRIVGLIQQDVYLFSGTIADNIRIFRKDISDDAVIDAARMVGAHEMISRLPKEYETPLYGKGANLSMGERQLIAFARIVALNPRILILDEATASLDSQTEELVSTGLQAVSHNRTTLVIAHRLATIREADMILVLDKGRIVERGTHESLLDLGGLYADLHAKSGIEYKPETNAHPMH
- a CDS encoding DUF4350 domain-containing protein, with product MKTRSWWLIFVALGIYAAVLYIVHPNPKATTDVTPGSSVSAEPMGDLALARLWPRLGLSFQTFAQVPGLLPQDTTATYVSVEPQSSKYAAADARDLLSFVAKGHDVIWVTNQNDAITKALQLTINAVNHAGAPSKAGNTASSAGTVGRANTAASGNAVGTGNATSAANSAPASKLTTVKTLEFVNTHTTLTGLDFALSAKLTGAGLQSAVDKMNTVNGATVGAAFVHGKGHITVWTAPVVFENQGIGEAGNLQIPWRLLQGKNILWDEYGHGVVDQGLLQTLFGNGREGTLLLLLAAGVAYLFASNTRFGVIRRAPDETPRVDVELVHALAGHFMRRPLATAREALLDAAVRRRLSKTYGIPGTASWDVLDAVVLPGLPRRLAQAYARWRTVETQDSDSRALSRSARKRRLTALQSFIRELDATDSTRLDGTDSG